The Schistocerca nitens isolate TAMUIC-IGC-003100 chromosome 8, iqSchNite1.1, whole genome shotgun sequence genome includes the window TGTTCGTCTATTAAACTGTGATTAGACACACTGAGCACTTGTTTCTTGTTCATACGTCAGGTGATTAATACAGATTAAAGACGCGTTTCCACAACGGTTTGACAATATGTTTTAAACATTAACTACCgctacaaatttctcctcttcttcATATTTATGTGATAATGCACTTCCGTGCAATGGTTTCACTGGTGAATTTAAAGTATGATTAGAAAAGTTGCCTTTTTTAATACTGTGATTCGGAGGGAAGCAAGACTTGTTGTGTTCAAACCGTTTTCAAACCAATTAACTGAACATTCATGCAAGGTGATTAGAGCAACCATGGGGATCTGAACATATTCCTTCCTAACGCGGGGCCATCGATGTTTCGAATAATGAATGCTTCACAACATATAAGTTTGATGAAAGTTGGTGACTTTCGGACGAATTCGTTGTTTGTTAATAGCTTTTCTGACTCTGCATTAGGTATCTTGACTCTTAAATAAACTGCACACGAAATGTCCGCAAATACGCATAGACGCAGAAAAATCCTATTATTACCACAGTACATCTACCTGTAGTTGCAACCATTAAATCTAAAGCAACCTGTCTAGTTAACTACAATATAAAGACTGTACCACTGTCCACTAGGCAACAGACATCAGGCCATATAGTGGCCACAAGTATAGATCGCCCTAAAAAGTAAGAACGAGGTGAACATGCAGAATGGTTACGAGCGCATACATGCAACACATGACGAACATCAAGCAATTAAATTTCCATACGCATTAGTCTCTTAACATTTGTCGATCAATAACTATTGCTACACCAACAACAGATACAAGTCAGTCACTAAATGTGGTTGGTAAACATGCAAAAATAATTGCCCCTTTATGATTAACGTGATCTTTGACCAAAGATAACTGCGGTTATGAGATGGTAGAACATTGTTTATGGGAATAAAAGTGATAGCGACCGAAAAGTTACTATTTAAGTGTGATATATTCCAATGATGTTGTAAAAAAAAGTTTTCACAATTGCATGTTTTCGGTATTGCTATTCTTGCTTTGCATCTTCGAGAATGACTGAATACAAACTGGTTGTTGTGGGTGCGGGTGGCGTTGGGAAAAGTGCATTGACAATTCAACTTATACAAAATCATTTTGTGGACGAATATGATCCTACAATAGAAGATTCTTATCGGAAACAGGTTGTGATTGACGGAGAGACGTGTTTGTTAGACATATTGGACACAGCAGGTCAAGAAGAATATAGTGCTATGAGAGACCAATATATGAGGACTGGTGAAGGTTTTCTTTTAGTTTTCGCAGTTAACAGTGCAAAATCCTTTGAAGATATTGGAACTTATCGCGAGCAGATCAAAAGGGTTAAAGATGCAGAAGAAGTCCCGATGGTTTTAGTTGGGAATAAGTGTGACCTACCATCGTGGGTAGTTGATACAAATCAAGCACGCGAAATAGCCAAGCAGTATGGAATCCCCTTCGTcgaaacatcagcaaaaacacgTATGGGTGTTGACGACGCATTCTATACCCTTGTACGAGAAATCAGAAAAGATAAGGAGCACAGAGGACGAGAAAAACGAAAAAGATTGAGAGGAACCCACAAAAAGAAGAGATGCTGTTTGCTGTAGAGGTTTAATCACTTTAACTTATAACTATATTtcttttaatattaaaatttttctaATCTCGTTCCATAATTGCATATGATGAGCAATTAATTCTTCTTTGCATTTGCTATGGTTGTTAGAAGCATAAAAGCTGCTTATACTTCCACTGTGATTTCCACTCAGCTGTTgtcctttttttctgtttgcaaagaAAATAAAGAAGTTTCCCGTGTGTGTCAAACCGAAAAACTGCCAAGAAATGGGAAAAATTGATGCTCACATATGTTTTGATAagagatttttttattgttattattataaataCTTGCCTTCATTGTATAAGTTTATTTTGTCATCGAGATctttttattatgttatttatacTGCCAGTAACTTTAGTGTTTACATTTTCTGAATAAATGAGTCATGTTTGCAATAACATTTGACAAATGGTACTCCTATTTGAAAGTCTTAAGCACAAATTCCAGTGTAGCTGATTTTGCATTATATATGATGTGCacaattcataatttttttaaactctGTGCTTCAAGGTATGTAAACttttattcgtgtgtgtgtgtgtgtgtgtgtgtgtgtgtgtgtgtgtacagttatCATTATAATTATTTACAGTTCCCTTGTGATACCTTTTGACATTTAATATGTCTTGTCATACAGTtataaaaattttgttcttttgtAATTCTGGTCACTGCAGGCAGATGTTCAcctttgtcatttttttaaaagtatgtttCGTGAAATGAATAACTTGTGTACTGAGAGTTATTGTGAAGTGAACAGGCTGATGCTGAACAGTAGAAGTTACAATCAGCGTAAAAGTGCTTGGGAGACTTTCAGATATCTTGATCACAATTTTATTATTCCAGTACACCTCACATGTTTCAACATTACACCATTATCAGAGGCAAATGCTTTATGCCATTATTACTGTGAATCAGTAGAAACTTGTCCAAATGGGTACCTGGTATCTAGTCACCATTCCTTCATAACAAGCAATTGCAAACTGATATTAAGCATTTGCCTTTGATTATGACGTAATATTGAAAAGTGTAATACATATTGCAATATGGCCTAGTAAAATTGTGGCCAAGACATCTCAAAATGTTAAAATGAACAATATAACTGAAAGATTAAGTTGCTGTCTTATTGATATGAAGAGAGTTATCAAATTGTGGAGCTGTACTAGTTATAAGTCTTCTGAGAAAGGATATTGAGTGCACGAAGGAGACTGTATCAGTAATGAACAGGTAATAcagccatttttaaaaaaaatatatgtatatgctTTAACTTGTGGAAACACTTAAATTGGTGAACTTAATTAGACTAAGTACAGTTGTGTAAAATtgaacaactttaaataaatttcattttcatgactTCAACTGAATATATAAGTTGGGTGGACATGGTCAGGCACAAGTAGGATAATTGTTTTAATGATAAATGACTTTTGGTAATACTGATATTAAAGCAAATAACTTTTTATTACTATCTGCTGTCACAAGTGAACATTTTCTATTTGTCCAAATGTTC containing:
- the LOC126198991 gene encoding GTPase HRas-like codes for the protein MTEYKLVVVGAGGVGKSALTIQLIQNHFVDEYDPTIEDSYRKQVVIDGETCLLDILDTAGQEEYSAMRDQYMRTGEGFLLVFAVNSAKSFEDIGTYREQIKRVKDAEEVPMVLVGNKCDLPSWVVDTNQAREIAKQYGIPFVETSAKTRMGVDDAFYTLVREIRKDKEHRGREKRKRLRGTHKKKRCCLL